Part of the Salinimonas iocasae genome, CCGTGCTCATTGCAACCGTCATCGCCCTTTGGAAACAAAATCTTATGCTTGGTGCCATTATTGCTTTTGCTATGATGGTAAATCTGCTGGCCGCTGCGCTGGCTGGCGCTACATTACCAATTATCATGAAAAAGCTTAAGATCGATCCGGCACTGGCGGGGAGTGTGATTCTGACCACAATTACTGATGTTGTCGGTATATTCGCATTTTTAGGCACAGCAACACTATTTTTGATGTAAAAATGGCACGCCCCGTTTACGGGCACAAAAAAAGCTCCTTAAGGAGCTTTTTTTATTCAGATAAATCACTTTTTACTTAATGATTTTAAGATTTGGTTTGCCTTTTTTGGGCGGTACCGGAGCACTGTCAGCATCCGCTTCATTAACATCGGCCGATGGCTTAGACGAAGATGTATCATCGCTAACCTGTACATCTTCCAGTGATGTTCCAGCTGATGGCTCAGTAAGCTCTTCTTCTACAGCAAACACGGTCCCTGCGCCGTTCTCACGCGCATAAATGGCCATAACGGCCTGGCACGGCATACGAATCTGGCGAGGCTGACCACCAAATCGCGCCTGGAAGGAAAGAAACTCCAGATCCAGACCAAAGTTAACGCAGGCTGAAGGCGAGACATTCAATACTATCTGGCCGTCCTTCACGAACTCCTGGGGCACTTCTGTCAACGCATTTGTCGCATCCACCACGATATATGGCGTCATGTCGTTATCGACTATCCAATCGAAAAATGCGCGTAACAGGTAAGGCTGATTAGGGGTCATAGTGCTCATAACGGGTTGTGAATTTCGCGTTCCTGATCGGTCAGCGATGCTTTGAATGAGCCGCGCTCAAAAATACGTGTCATGTAGGCATTTATTTCCTTCGCACCAGCACCTTTCAACTCGATGCCCAATGCAGGTAAACGCCACAGTAGCGGAGCCAGATAACAATCAACCAGACTGAACTCTTCACTCATAAAGTACGGCAGTTCAGAGAAGACCGGTGCAAGAGATAACAGCGCCTCACGCAATTCATTTCGTGCCGACTCAACATCACCTTCACCACGGAAGATGCGAGCTGCCAGCGAGTACCAGTCCTGCTCGATGCGGTGCATCATCAGGCGGCTTTGCCCTCGTGAAACAGGGTAAACCGGCATAAGCGGCGGATGCGGGAAGCGCTCATCAAGATATTCCATAATGATGTGCGACTTATACAATACAAGCTCTCGGTCAACGAGTGTTGGAACAGTTCCGTAGGGGTTCAGATCGAGCAGGTCCTCTGGCAGATTGCTAGGATCTGTGTAGCTGATTTCTACACCTACGCCTTTTTCGGCCAGAACAATCCGTACCTGGTGACTATAAATATCGATACTATCTGAGAACAACGTCATGATAGAGCGTTTATTCGCGGCTACGGCCATTAATTTTCCTCCGTCGAGAGACTTTCACACTGTCTCCCAATCGACAGTGCGCCTAAAGCTGAAAAAGGGGGCAGATTGCCCCCTTTGGTATTATACAGAAAATGAAAGGTTTAGTGTACTTCTCGCCAGTAATCTTTTTTCAGAAGAAAAACAAATACAAACAGCACAAGAATAAACACCAGTACCCATTTACCTATTTTTTCCGACTGCAAACGGAATGGCTCGCCGGTGTATTCAAGGAAGTTAACCAAATCTCCAATAGCCTGATCGTATTCTTCTGGCGACAAAGCCCCGTCTCCATCAGACTGAATACCTGCATATCGCTTAACCTGCTCACCATCAACCATGACTTCCTCATAGGTTTCACGGGGCGTTCCCTGTAACGGCTGCAATACATGCGGCATACCAACTTCAGGGAATACTTTATTATTCACACCAAAGGGGCGCTCATCGTCAACATAAAACGTTCGCAAGTAGGTATATAGCCAGTCACCACCACGCACACGTGCCACCAGGGTAAGGTCGGGTGGTGCCGCACCAAACCACGTTGCAGCGCCCTCTTCCGGCATCGCGCGTTTCATATAATCGGTGACTTTATCCCCGGTGAACTGCAGGTATTCTTCGCCGAGTTCTTCAGGGATCCCCAAATCATTAAATGTTCTGGAATATCGCTGATATTTCATCGAATGGCAGCCGGAACAGTAGTTCATATAGATTTGTGCGCCACGTTGCAGCGAGGCCTTATCTGTCAAATCAATTGGCGCTTCATCCAGGTGAACATTACCGCCTGCTGCGCTGGCCCATAGCGGCACGAATAAAGACATCAATACTATCAGTTTCTTCATTTCGGGATCCTCGCTGGAACAGGTTTAGTGTTTTCATTTTTACTGTATAAGAACAGTGCAACGAAGAATCCAAAGTAAAGTACAGTCGCTATCTGTGATGCGATAATCTTCCAGTTTTCCTGAGGCGTTCCGCCCAGATACCCAAGAAAGATAAATACAACAGCGAAGACCAACAGATTTACCTTGTGCAGGCCGCAACGATAACGCCATGACCTTACACGTCCTCTGTCAATCCACGGCATGGCAAACAACGCTGCGATCGCACCAAACATCGCCAATACGCCAAACAGCTTATCTGGTACAGCTTTCAAAATTGCATAGAACGGCGTGAAGTACCAGACAGGGAAGATATGTTCAGGTGTTTTCAGCGGGTTAGCGATTTCGAAGTTAGGATGTTCCAGAAATTTGCCGCCCATTTCTGGCGCAAAAAACATAACGTAGCAAAAGGCCGCCAGGAACACACAAAATGCGACAAGGTCTTTAAGCACTATATGCGGGAAGAACGGTACCACATCATCCGCAATATCGTATTTATCAGTGTAATACTCATGGATGGTATAAGGTGTTTTCTCACTTTCTGACAACGAGCCCTTTTTATGCTTAATTGCCACACCATCTGGGTTATTCGACCCTACTTCGTGCAGCGCAATAATATGCAAAAAGACCAGAATGACGATTACCAGCGGCAATGCTATGACGTGCAAAGCAAAGAACCGGTTTAATGTCGCACCGGAGATAACATAGTCACCCTGCAGCCAGATAACCAAAT contains:
- a CDS encoding cytochrome b, whose translation is MNGFMNWVEQRIPLMRVANMHAIQYPAPRNMNFWYVFGFLATIVLVNQIITGIWLTMNYVPTAEGAFASVEYIMREIDYGWIIRYMHSTGASAFFIVVYMHMFRGMIYGSYQKPRELLWVFGMFIYLALMAEAFMGYVLPWGQMSYWGAQVIVSLFGAIPVIGPDLVIWLQGDYVISGATLNRFFALHVIALPLVIVILVFLHIIALHEVGSNNPDGVAIKHKKGSLSESEKTPYTIHEYYTDKYDIADDVVPFFPHIVLKDLVAFCVFLAAFCYVMFFAPEMGGKFLEHPNFEIANPLKTPEHIFPVWYFTPFYAILKAVPDKLFGVLAMFGAIAALFAMPWIDRGRVRSWRYRCGLHKVNLLVFAVVFIFLGYLGGTPQENWKIIASQIATVLYFGFFVALFLYSKNENTKPVPARIPK
- a CDS encoding cytochrome c1 translates to MKKLIVLMSLFVPLWASAAGGNVHLDEAPIDLTDKASLQRGAQIYMNYCSGCHSMKYQRYSRTFNDLGIPEELGEEYLQFTGDKVTDYMKRAMPEEGAATWFGAAPPDLTLVARVRGGDWLYTYLRTFYVDDERPFGVNNKVFPEVGMPHVLQPLQGTPRETYEEVMVDGEQVKRYAGIQSDGDGALSPEEYDQAIGDLVNFLEYTGEPFRLQSEKIGKWVLVFILVLFVFVFLLKKDYWREVH
- the sspA gene encoding stringent starvation protein SspA, with amino-acid sequence MAVAANKRSIMTLFSDSIDIYSHQVRIVLAEKGVGVEISYTDPSNLPEDLLDLNPYGTVPTLVDRELVLYKSHIIMEYLDERFPHPPLMPVYPVSRGQSRLMMHRIEQDWYSLAARIFRGEGDVESARNELREALLSLAPVFSELPYFMSEEFSLVDCYLAPLLWRLPALGIELKGAGAKEINAYMTRIFERGSFKASLTDQEREIHNPL
- a CDS encoding ClpXP protease specificity-enhancing factor; its protein translation is MSTMTPNQPYLLRAFFDWIVDNDMTPYIVVDATNALTEVPQEFVKDGQIVLNVSPSACVNFGLDLEFLSFQARFGGQPRQIRMPCQAVMAIYARENGAGTVFAVEEELTEPSAGTSLEDVQVSDDTSSSKPSADVNEADADSAPVPPKKGKPNLKIIK